One genomic window of Elaeis guineensis isolate ETL-2024a chromosome 2, EG11, whole genome shotgun sequence includes the following:
- the LOC105060720 gene encoding uncharacterized protein, with protein sequence MITRSKLVEQLRDYQIRSQHKWVALFNPISPPVVDSELGESIPDKNRNLVAELPEQVRPNISDSCEPIGSHGKMGIMGRLEASHEGLHAQEYNLPGCTYSFVFAETVTYICRHDGEVVLILAETGLRSLVVVVERCLILCWRDIIGALSWGLLLCFLVISSYVTLYFRYFKLSAIIICLGILLPLCLQVCRQRKLAKKRERRLLLPLSM encoded by the exons ATGATCACACGGTCGAAGCTGGTGGAACAGCTCAGAGACTACCAGATCCGCTCTCAGCACAAGTGGGTCGCTCTTTTTAATCCCATCTCACCACcag TTGTTGATAGTGAACTTGGAGAATCGATTCCAGATAAGAATAGAAATTTGGTAGCTGAGCTGCCTGAACAAGTGAGGCCCAACATAAGTGATTCTTGTGAACCGATAG GAAGTCATGGCAAGATGGGCATCATGGGAAGGCTTGAGGCTAGCCATGAAGGGTTGCATGCTCAG GAATATAATCTCCCAG GTTGCACTTATTCTTTTGTGTTCGCAGAAACAGTAACATATATTTGCAGACATGATGGTGAA GTGGTGTTGATTCTTGCTG AGACTGGCCTTAGGTCGTTAGTGGTTGTAGTGGAGAGGTGCCTAATCCTTTGCTG GCGGGACATTATTGGAGCTCTGTCGTGGGGTTTACTGTTGTGTTTTCTTGTAATTTCGTCCTATGTTACGCTCTATTTCAGATACTTCAAGCTTTCGGCCATTATTATATGTTTGGGAATTCTTCTTCCTCTGTGCCTTCAAGTCTGTAGGCAGAGAAAGCTggctaaaaaaagagaaagaaggttgcTGTTACCTCTGTCAATGTGA
- the LOC105060729 gene encoding succinate dehydrogenase [ubiquinone] flavoprotein subunit, mitochondrial isoform X1: MWRSCVSRGLRLLSCKKASIGRQPIRHSPSTPRFLSTNSVGQYTVVDHTYDAVVVGAGGAGLRAAIGLSEHGFNTACITKLFPTRSHTVAAQGGINAALGNMTEDDWRWHMYDTVKGSDWLGDQDAIQYMCREAPKAVIELENYGLPFSRTEDGKIYQRAFGGQSLNFGKGGQAYRCACAADRTGHALLHSLYGQAMKHNTQFFVEFFALDLLMDGNGTCKGVIALNMEDGTLHRFRAANTILATGGYGRAYFSATSAHTCTGDGNAMVARAGLPLQDLEFVQFHPTGIYGAGCLITEGSRGEGGILRNSEGERFMERYAPTAKDLASRDVVSRSMTMEIREGRGVGPLKDHIYLHLNHLPPDVLKERLPGISETAAIFAGVDVTKEPIPVLPTVHYNMGGIPTNYHGEVVHIKGDDPDAIVPGLMAAGEAACASVHGANRLGANSLLDIVVFGRACANRVAEICKPGEKQKPLEKDAGERTIAWLDKLRNSNGSLLTSKIRLNMQRVMQNNAAVFRTQETLEEGCQLIDKAWESFHDVKIRDRSLIWNSDLIETIELENLLINACITMHSAEARKESRGAHAREDFTKREDQNWLKHSLGYWENEKVRLAYRPVHMNTLDDEVESFPPKARVY, translated from the exons ATGTGGCGGAGCTGCGTGTCCCGAGGCCTTCGCCTCCTCTCGTGCAAGAAGGCGTCGATCGGACGCCAGCCGATCCGCCACTCCCCGTCTACGCCCAGATTTCTTTCCACCAATTCG GTGGGACAGTACACTGTTGTGGATCATACCTATGATGCAGTTGTTGTAGGAGCTGGGGGTGCTGGGCTTAGAGCTGCCATTGGACTCTCTGAGCATGGCTTTAACACAGCTTGCATTACCAAGCTCTTTCCTACTCGCTCTCATACTGTTGCAGCTCAG GGTGGTATAAATGCAGCCCTTGGAAATATGACTGAAGATGACTGGAGGTGGCATATGTATGATACAGTCAAAGGAAGTGATTGGTTAG GTGATCAGGATGCTATTCAGTATATGTGCAGAGAAGCACCAAAAGCAGTTATTGAGCTTGAAAATTATGGATTACCATTTTCCCGAACTGAAGATGGGAAGATCTATCAACGTGCTTTTGGAGGTCAAAGTTTGAACTTTGGAAAAG GTGGCCAGGCCTATCGTTGTGCATGCGCTGCTGATCGAACTGGTCATGCACTGCTTCACTCCCTTTATGGTCAAGCAATGAAGCATAACACCCAGTTCTTTGTGGAATTCTTTGCATTGGATCTTCTCATGGATGGCAATG GGACTTGCAAGGGGGTGATTGCATTGAACATGGAGGATGGGACCCTTCACCGTTTCCGTGCTGCCAACACAATTTTGGCAACTGGG GGTTATGGCAGGGCATACTTCTCTGCAACTTCAGCTCATACATGTACAGGAGATGGCAATGCTATGGTTGCACGTGCTGGATTGCCTCTCCAG GATCTTGAGTTTGTTCAGTTCCACCCAACTGGCATATATGGTGCTGGGTGCCTCATAACTGAAG GATCTCGTGGAGAAGGCGGTATCCTTAGGAACAGTGAAGGTGAACGTTTTATGGAACGATATGCTCCTACTGCCAAGGATCTTGCATCACGAGATGTTGTTTCAAGATCCATGACAATGGAAATAAGAGAAGGTCGTGGTGTGG GACcactgaaggatcacatctatCTGCACTTGAATCATTTACCACCAGATGTTCTCAAGGAAAGACTTCCTGGCATATCTGAAACAGCCGCTATTTTTGCTGGAGTGGATGTCACTAAGGAGCCCATCCCTGTTTTGCCTACAGTGCACTATAATATGGGTGGAATCCCCACAAACTATCATGGGGAG GTAGTTCATATCAAAGGTGATGATCCAGATGCCATAGTTCCTGGTCTGATGGCTGCTGGAGAGGCAGCTTGTGCATCTGTTCATGGTGCAAATCGCCTTGGTGCAAATTCCCTTCTAGATATAGTGGTTTTCGGCAGAGCTTGTGCTAACAGGGTTGCAGAGATTTGCAAGCCAG gagagaaacaGAAACCTCTTGAAAAAGATGCTGGAGAAAGGACCATTGCCTGGCTTGATAAATTAAGAAACTCGAATGGTTCACTGCTAACTTCAAAAATTCGTCTCAACATGCAACGGGTGATGCAAAACAATGCTGCTGTCTTTCGAACTCAAGAAACGCTAGAAGAAG GTTGTCAGTTAATTGACAAAGCATGGGAGAGTTTTCATGATGTCAAAATTCGTGATCGGAGTTTGATATG GAATTCTGACTTAATAGAAACAATAGAGCTGGAAAATCTTCTAATAAATGCATGTATAACTATGCACTCAGCTGAGGCAAGGAAGGAGAGTAGAGGAGCTCATGCTCGTGAAGATTTTACG AAAAGAGAGGATCAGAACTGGTTGAAACATTCACTAGG ATATTGGGAGAATGAGAAGGTTAGGCTGGCATATAGGCCTGTCCACATGAATACCCTGGATGATGAAGTTGAGTCATTCCCACCAAAAGCACGTGTTTATTAA
- the LOC105060738 gene encoding uncharacterized protein, with protein sequence MAKRSDFAQKLLDDLKLRKEKLGFASSSQRSTPATSGGARVNSQRSFQGPVEATTNKFRGKNMVDTEVTKLWIGTRHHNTTAQEGASRAIVPVGRATNTERTVDVSMALALALSKTGKLQNIELFTNAMVGNERILHRGSISFRENNGRYMSDRRNSTDHHPFLSHQQISEISKGVQKLNKILEICSNGPKFKRDSIDLGRELLRGAMDLEESLRMLVTLQEASDYMVGSQGKQVRLLKDKDEDESSSNTTSRKKSTNRTKFSSDGFQEQNILALSYPRKSKTPTNSNKSLPDPSMQFISHRRSLSCGPGFGPDAQFSGIASSIREEPRSISSGKNSSTPENIKQLGSKGIPACDKVRIPNVVAKLMGLEELPVPPPKADGKNGEAHKVPKLKKETEMGKTLIADTGVSKKEVDIMTSLQKNIFRTGGQNNVPQEKGIREAKVAHSRGKTNLKSLTDIENTSPASNYLPGSSLKISKQMDIANMAHSKKDRVTQKEVKESRENVFIKEQRSKVKVEQTIHDVKKPILVNQDDAARKKDSLKKYEINFQDGFSVQNNSSISTNDAVSKHISTAHGAKSKYSVHDSAMETGHDAEHKPETKIILKGDPKLKKAEKPINEMSRQKVFSGSTVITASQRSSSKSGQTEKSKDDPKRSHQEKPKLWNRRSTYHEADRKAAKGNLGNKKTTMTDLRIDKEKAMPPSLVTATKKPVHIPTIQKVDTADTTVHRGDSNRIYEDRSENIGNPNAEGEHLKEQTSFPDELEHGWKERTNKADRAKVSIHAMNSDKHLQQQLESTTISNSKHIDDSRHTTKTPEMQSAAETNSYSIINLATDTQRTPQLSPSNDPEIQPFKSNGKESEGPIDLREISSNPNLLEWQTRAVSEADGQGSLTKNQCLIQVLVNNQRFLNTAQALFKLKIPIGFLKANENSCPVKDNKLLLDCGYELIRRKGKREEVTYAMSMSYAPVKVRCLDTLITELNDDLESLKFLSNIEDNNYDTAEFLHKMLEKDIQNMNPDVNCMWDLGWNVMVLAPVEKDEVIRDVEKHVLNALINELARDLIEVSLFHRKATT encoded by the exons ATGGCTAAGAGATCAGATTTTGCACAGAAACTGTTGGATGATCTCAAGTTGAGGAAGGAAAAGCTGGGGTTCGCGTCATCGAGCCAACGGTCGACTCCAGCAACCTCTGGTG GGGCTCGTGTAAACTCTCAGAGGTCTTTTCAGGGTCCAGTAGAAGCCACCACGAACAAGTTT AGGGGAAAGAATATGGTTGACACAGAGGTCACAAAATTGTGGATTGGCACCAGACATCACAACACTACTGCTCAAGAAGGTGCTTCGCGAGCCATTGTTCCTGTTGGAAGAGCCACAAACACAGAGCGCACTGTCGACGTGTCGATGGCCCTTGCCCTTGCCCTCAGCAAGACTGGGAAACTTCAGAACATAGAACTTTTTACCAATGCCATGGTCGGCAACGAGCGTATTCTGCACCGTGGATCGATATCTTTCAGAGAAAATAATGGTCGATATATGTCAGACAGGAGGAATTCAACAGATCATCATCCTTTCCTATCCCATCAACAAATCAGTGAGATATCAAAAGGGGTTCAGAAGTTGAATAAGATCCTTGAAATCTGCTCCAATGGGCCAAAATTCAAGAGGGATTCCATAGATCTTGGAAGAGAACTGCTGAGAGGGGCAATGGATTTGGAGGAGTCTCTGAGAATGCTTGTAACCCTGCAAGAAGCTTCAGATTACATGGTTGGTTCTCAGGGAAAGCAGGTTAGATTGTTGAAGGACAAGGATGAAGATGAGTCATCCTCTAACACAACAAGTAGAAAGAAGTCGACGAACAGGACAAAATTTTCTTCTGATGGGTTTCAAGAGCAGAACATCTTAGCGTTGTCTTACCCCAGAAAGTCCAAGACTCCAACAAATTCAAATAAAAGCTTGCCAGACCCTTCCATGCAATTCATTTCCCACAGGAGGTCACTGAGTTGCGGTCCTGGTTTCGGACCTGATGCACAGTTTTCAGGCATTGCAAGCTCCATCCGGGAGGAACCCAGGAGCATTTCAAGTGGTAAAAATTCCTCTACTCCAGAAAACATCAAGCAGTTAGGTTCTAAAGGAATTCCTGCATGTGATAAAGTGAGAATACCAAATGTTGTTGCAAAACTGATGGGCCTTGAAGAACTTCCAGTTCCACCACCCAAAGCAGATGGGAAGAATGGTGAAGCACATAAAGTACCAAAGTTGAAGAAAGAAACAGAGATGGGTAAGACTTTAATAGCAGATACAGGAGTCAGTAAAAAGGAAGTTGATATAATGACTTCTTTGCAAAAGAATATATTCAGAACAGGTGGACAGAACAATGTTCCGCAGGAAAAAGGCATTAGAGAGGCTAAGGTAGCACATAGCCGAGGAAAGACAAACTTAAAAAGTCTGACCGACATTGAGAACACCAGTCCAGCTTCAAATTATTTACCAGGGTCCAGTCTCAAGATCAGTAAGCAGATGGACATTGCCAACATGGCTCACAGTAAAAAAGATAGAGTAACCCAGAAAGAAGTGAAGGAATCAAGAGAGAATGTGTTCATTAAGGAACAGAGAAGCAAAGTTAAAGTTGAACAGACCATCCATGATGTCAAGAAACCGATTCTAGTAAACCAGGATGATGCAGCCAGAAAGAAGGATTCACTCAAAAAATATGAGATAAACTTCCAAGATGGATTTTCTGTTCAGAATAATAGCTCAATATCTACAAATGATGCTGTATCAAAGCATATATCTACAGCACATGGAGCGAAGTCCAAATATTCAGTTCATGATAGTGCCATGGAAACAGGACATGATGCAGAACACAAGCCAGAAACCAAAATAATATTGAAAGGTGACCCCAAATTGAAAAAAGCAGAGAAACCTATCAACGAAATGAGTAGACAAAAGGTGTTCTCTGGTAGCACAGTCATTACAGCAAGCCAAAGAAGTTCATCAAAGAGTGGTCAGACAGAGAAATCAAAAGATGATCCAAAGAGAAGCCATCAAGAAAAACCAAAATTATGGAACAGAAGGTCTACTTACCATGAAGCGGACAGAAAAGCAGCCAAAGGGAACTTGGGAAATAAAAAAACCACTATGACAGATCTAAGAATTGATAAAGAGAAGGCCATGCCTCCATCTCTGGTGACAGCAACAAAGAAACCTGTGCATATCCCAACCATACAAAAGGTAGATACTGCAGATACAACAGTGCATAGAGGTGACAGCAACAGAATATATGAGGACAGGTCTGAAAATATTGGAAACCCTAATGCAGAAGGCGAGCACTTGAAGGAACAAACCTCATTTCCAGATGAACTGGAGCATGGATGGAAAGAAAGAACAAATAAAGCTGACAGAGCCAAAGTTAGCATTCACGCCATGAACTCAGACAAGCATTTGCAGCAGCAACTTGAATCCACCACCATTTCAAATAGCAAGCACATAGATGATAGCAGACATACAACAAAAACACCAGAGATGCAATCAGCTGCAGAGACCAAT AGTTATAGTATCATCAACTTAGCTACTGATACCCAGCGAACCCCACAGCTCTCTCCAAGTAATGATCCAGAAATACAACCTTTCAAGTCGAATGGGAAAGAGTCAGAAG gtccaattgatctcagggaaaTCAGCAGCAACCCTAACCTGTTAGAGTGGCAGACTCGGGCAGTGTCTGAAGCTGATGGACAGGGTTCACTAACAAAGAACCAGTGCCTCATACAAGTACTAGTAAACAATCAGCGTTTCCTCAACACTGCACAGGCACTTTTCAAACTCAAGATTCCAATTGGTTTCCTCAAAGCCAATGAGAATTCATGCCCAGTCAAAGATAATAAGCTTCTTTTAGACTGTGGATACGAATTAATAAGAAGAAAGGGGAAAAGAGAAGAAGTAACTTATGCCATGTCGATGTCTTATGCACCAGTGAAAGTTAGGTGCTTGGATACTTTGATTACAGAGTTGAATGATGATCTTGAGAGCTTGAAGTTCTTGAGCAATATCGAGGACAACAATTATGACACTGCAGAATTTCTGCATAAGATGCTTGAAAAAGATATCCAGAACATGAATCCAGATGTCAACTGTATGTGGGATCTCGGTTGGAATGTCATGGTACTTGCACCAGTCGAAAAGGACGAGGTCATTCGAGATGTGGAAAAGCATGTGTTGAATGCACTTATTAATGAGCTTGCTAGAGATCTGATAGAAGTATCACTGTTTCATAGAAAAGCTACAACATAG
- the LOC105060729 gene encoding succinate dehydrogenase [ubiquinone] flavoprotein subunit, mitochondrial isoform X2 — MWRSCVSRGLRLLSCKKASIGRQPIRHSPSTPRFLSTNSVGQYTVVDHTYDAVVVGAGGAGLRAAIGLSEHGFNTACITKLFPTRSHTVAAQGGINAALGNMTEDDWRWHMYDTVKGSDWLGDQDAIQYMCREAPKAVIELENYGLPFSRTEDGKIYQRAFGGQSLNFGKGGQAYRCACAADRTGHALLHSLYGQAMKHNTQFFVEFFALDLLMDGNGTCKGVIALNMEDGTLHRFRAANTILATGGYGRAYFSATSAHTCTGDGNAMVARAGLPLQDLEFVQFHPTGIYGAGCLITEGSRGEGGILRNSEGERFMERYAPTAKDLASRDVVSRSMTMEIREGRGVDVLKERLPGISETAAIFAGVDVTKEPIPVLPTVHYNMGGIPTNYHGEVVHIKGDDPDAIVPGLMAAGEAACASVHGANRLGANSLLDIVVFGRACANRVAEICKPGEKQKPLEKDAGERTIAWLDKLRNSNGSLLTSKIRLNMQRVMQNNAAVFRTQETLEEGCQLIDKAWESFHDVKIRDRSLIWNSDLIETIELENLLINACITMHSAEARKESRGAHAREDFTKREDQNWLKHSLGYWENEKVRLAYRPVHMNTLDDEVESFPPKARVY, encoded by the exons ATGTGGCGGAGCTGCGTGTCCCGAGGCCTTCGCCTCCTCTCGTGCAAGAAGGCGTCGATCGGACGCCAGCCGATCCGCCACTCCCCGTCTACGCCCAGATTTCTTTCCACCAATTCG GTGGGACAGTACACTGTTGTGGATCATACCTATGATGCAGTTGTTGTAGGAGCTGGGGGTGCTGGGCTTAGAGCTGCCATTGGACTCTCTGAGCATGGCTTTAACACAGCTTGCATTACCAAGCTCTTTCCTACTCGCTCTCATACTGTTGCAGCTCAG GGTGGTATAAATGCAGCCCTTGGAAATATGACTGAAGATGACTGGAGGTGGCATATGTATGATACAGTCAAAGGAAGTGATTGGTTAG GTGATCAGGATGCTATTCAGTATATGTGCAGAGAAGCACCAAAAGCAGTTATTGAGCTTGAAAATTATGGATTACCATTTTCCCGAACTGAAGATGGGAAGATCTATCAACGTGCTTTTGGAGGTCAAAGTTTGAACTTTGGAAAAG GTGGCCAGGCCTATCGTTGTGCATGCGCTGCTGATCGAACTGGTCATGCACTGCTTCACTCCCTTTATGGTCAAGCAATGAAGCATAACACCCAGTTCTTTGTGGAATTCTTTGCATTGGATCTTCTCATGGATGGCAATG GGACTTGCAAGGGGGTGATTGCATTGAACATGGAGGATGGGACCCTTCACCGTTTCCGTGCTGCCAACACAATTTTGGCAACTGGG GGTTATGGCAGGGCATACTTCTCTGCAACTTCAGCTCATACATGTACAGGAGATGGCAATGCTATGGTTGCACGTGCTGGATTGCCTCTCCAG GATCTTGAGTTTGTTCAGTTCCACCCAACTGGCATATATGGTGCTGGGTGCCTCATAACTGAAG GATCTCGTGGAGAAGGCGGTATCCTTAGGAACAGTGAAGGTGAACGTTTTATGGAACGATATGCTCCTACTGCCAAGGATCTTGCATCACGAGATGTTGTTTCAAGATCCATGACAATGGAAATAAGAGAAGGTCGTGGTGTGG ATGTTCTCAAGGAAAGACTTCCTGGCATATCTGAAACAGCCGCTATTTTTGCTGGAGTGGATGTCACTAAGGAGCCCATCCCTGTTTTGCCTACAGTGCACTATAATATGGGTGGAATCCCCACAAACTATCATGGGGAG GTAGTTCATATCAAAGGTGATGATCCAGATGCCATAGTTCCTGGTCTGATGGCTGCTGGAGAGGCAGCTTGTGCATCTGTTCATGGTGCAAATCGCCTTGGTGCAAATTCCCTTCTAGATATAGTGGTTTTCGGCAGAGCTTGTGCTAACAGGGTTGCAGAGATTTGCAAGCCAG gagagaaacaGAAACCTCTTGAAAAAGATGCTGGAGAAAGGACCATTGCCTGGCTTGATAAATTAAGAAACTCGAATGGTTCACTGCTAACTTCAAAAATTCGTCTCAACATGCAACGGGTGATGCAAAACAATGCTGCTGTCTTTCGAACTCAAGAAACGCTAGAAGAAG GTTGTCAGTTAATTGACAAAGCATGGGAGAGTTTTCATGATGTCAAAATTCGTGATCGGAGTTTGATATG GAATTCTGACTTAATAGAAACAATAGAGCTGGAAAATCTTCTAATAAATGCATGTATAACTATGCACTCAGCTGAGGCAAGGAAGGAGAGTAGAGGAGCTCATGCTCGTGAAGATTTTACG AAAAGAGAGGATCAGAACTGGTTGAAACATTCACTAGG ATATTGGGAGAATGAGAAGGTTAGGCTGGCATATAGGCCTGTCCACATGAATACCCTGGATGATGAAGTTGAGTCATTCCCACCAAAAGCACGTGTTTATTAA